The following coding sequences are from one Pongo abelii isolate AG06213 chromosome 3, NHGRI_mPonAbe1-v2.0_pri, whole genome shotgun sequence window:
- the FAM200B gene encoding protein FAM200B codes for MDHFFIKRKRNSEVKYTEACSSSSVECGIVNSDNIEKNTDSNLQTSTSFEPHFKKKKVSARRYNEDYLKYGFIKCEKPFENDRPQCVICNNILANESLKPSKLKRHLETQHAELIDKPLEYFQRKKKDIKLSTQFLSCSTTVSEKALLSSYLVAYRVAKEKIANTAAEKIILPACLDMVRTIFDDKSADKLKTIPNDNTVSLRICTIAEHLETMLITRLQSGIDFAIQLDESTDIGSCTTLLVYVRYAWQDDFMEDFLCFLNLTSHLSGLDIFTELERCIVGQYKLNWKNCKGITSDGTATITGKHSRVIKKLLEVTNNGAVWNHCFIHREGLASREIPQNLMEVLKNAVKVVNFIKGSSLNSRLLETFCSEIGTNHTHLLYHTKVRWLSQGKILSRVYELRNEIHFFLIEKKSHLANIFEDDIWVTKLAYLTDIFSILNELSLKLQGKNSDVFQHVESIHGFRKTLLLWQVRLKSNRPSYYMFPRFLQHIEENIINENILKEIKLEILLHLTSLSQTFNHFFPEEKFETLRENSWVKDPFAFRNPESIIELNLVPEEENELLQLSSSYTLKNDYETLSLSAFWMKVKEDFPLLSRKSVLLLLPFTTTSLCELGFSILTQLKTKERNGLNCAAAMRVALSSCVPDWNELMNRQAHPS; via the coding sequence ATGGATCATTTCTTTATTAAAAGAAAGAGGAATAGTGAAGTGAAATATACAGAAGCATGTTCAAGTTCATCTGTTGAATGTGGAATTGTGAATAGTGACAATATTGAGAAAAATACTGACTCCAATCTGCAAACTTCAACTTCATTTGAgccacatttcaaaaaaaaaaaagtaagtgcaAGACGTTATAATGAAGATTACTTAAAATATGGCTTTATCAAATGTGAAAAACCCTTTGAAAATGACAGACCTCAGTGTGTTATTTGTAATAATATTCTTGCGAATGAAAGCTTAAAACCTTCGAAATTAAAAAGGCACTTAGAAACTCAGCATGCTGAACTTATTGACAAGCCTcttgaatattttcaaagaaagaaaaaagacataaagtTATCAACACAATTTCTTAGTTGTTCTACTACTGTTAGTGAGAAAGCCTTATTATCATCATATTTAGTTGCATATCGTGTGGCAAAAGAGAAAATAGCCAACACAGCTGCTGAAAAAATTATTCTTCCAGCATGTTTGGATATGGTGCGTACAATATTTGATGATAAATCAGCTGATAAATTAAAAACTATACCTAATGATAACACAGTATCTCTTCGAATTTGTACTATTGCAGAACATTTAGAAACAATGCTTATTACTCGTTTACAGTCTGGTATAGATTTTGCAATCCAGCTTGATGAAAGCACTGATATTGGAAGCTGCACAACACTTTTAGTTTATGTCAGATATGCGTGGCAAGAtgattttatggaggattttttgtgttttttaaatttaacctcACACCTAAGTGGATTAGatatttttacagaattagaaaggTGCATAGTTGGCCAATATAAATTAAACTGGAAAAACTGTAAAGGAATTACAAGTGATGGCACAGCAACCATAACTGGAAAACATAGCagagtaattaaaaaattactagaaGTTACTAATAATGGTGCTGTGTGGAATCATTGTTTTATACATCGTGAAGGTTTAGCATCCAGAGAAATTCCACAGAATCTCATGGAAGTATTGAAAAATGCAGTGAaagttgttaattttattaaaggAAGCTCACTGAATAGCCGGCTTCTTGAAACATTTTGTTCAGAGATTGGAACTAATCATACCCACTTACTATATCATACCAAAGTTCGTTGGTTGTCTCAAGGGAAAATACTAAGCAGGGTTTATGAGCTCAGGAATGAGATTCACTTTTTTctcattgaaaaaaaatctcatttggcaaatatttttgaagatgATATTTGGGTAACAAAACTGGCATATTTAACTGATATTTTTAGCATTCTTAATGAACTGAGTTTAAAACTACAGGGGAAAAACAGTGATGTATTCCAACATGTTGAAAGTATCCACGGATTTCGAAAGACATTATTGTTATGGCAAGTAAGACTTAAAAGTAATCGTCCTAGCTATTACATGTTTCCAAGATTTTTGCAACATATTGAAGAGAATAttattaatgaaaacattttgaaagaaataaaattagagatattGTTGCATCTCACTTCTCTGTCTCAAACTTTTAACCATTTctttccagaagaaaaatttgaaacattAAGGGAAAACAGTTGGGTAAAAGATCCATTTGCTTTTCGAAACCCTGAATCAATAATTGAGCTAAACTTGGTGCCTGAAGAAGAGAATGAATTATTGCAGCTTAGTTCTTCATATACATTGAAGAATGATTATGAGACCTTAAGTTTATCAGCATTTTGGATGAAGGTAAAGGAAGACTTTCCATTGTTAAGTAGAAAGAGTGTCCTGCTATTACTACCATTCACAACAACTAGTTTGTGTGAACTAGGGTTTTCCATCTTAACTcagttaaaaacaaaggaaagaaatgggcTGAATTGTGCAGCAGCTATGCGGGTAGCATTATCTTCCTGTGTTCCAGACTGGAATGAACTTATGAACAGGCAAGCACACCCATCATAG